One genomic region from Deinococcus apachensis DSM 19763 encodes:
- a CDS encoding ABC transporter substrate-binding protein, with translation MKHSKLTAAVTAVLAAALLAPGAHAQKLVPVKVQLKWFPQAQFAGFFVAQAKGYYKAEGLDVQFLPTGDQSPIQTVATGTADFGTTWITDLLTARAQGIPVVHIAQLFQKSGYTLVALKSSNITKPQDFKGKRVGVWPSGNEYPAVALLKKYGMTTSLDSTVSNPSVQAVTYPFDPSIVFPDKVDLVSAMTYNEIDQIVGLGYSLDKLRIFRTADYGINLLEDLMFTTDRTLKTANFKGSGQSGQQIAAKLVRATLKGWNYAVTHQAEAVNIVLPLCGNTCKGSGTRADAKSHQTWQMAEVAKLYNTGPTTRGQAGYLDPTVYRNNVALLKSLGILKADPDAGAVTYSVWEAATGKKAAR, from the coding sequence ATGAAACATTCCAAGCTGACCGCCGCCGTCACCGCCGTCCTCGCGGCCGCTCTGCTCGCCCCCGGCGCTCATGCCCAGAAACTCGTGCCCGTCAAGGTGCAACTCAAATGGTTCCCGCAGGCGCAGTTCGCGGGCTTTTTCGTGGCGCAGGCGAAGGGCTACTACAAGGCCGAGGGGCTGGACGTGCAGTTCCTGCCCACCGGGGACCAGTCGCCGATCCAGACGGTGGCGACGGGGACCGCCGACTTCGGCACGACCTGGATCACCGACCTGCTGACCGCCCGGGCGCAGGGCATCCCGGTGGTCCATATCGCGCAGCTGTTCCAGAAGAGCGGCTATACCCTGGTCGCCCTGAAGAGCAGCAACATCACCAAGCCGCAGGACTTCAAGGGCAAGCGGGTGGGCGTGTGGCCCAGCGGCAACGAGTACCCGGCGGTGGCGCTGCTCAAGAAGTACGGCATGACGACCAGCCTCGACAGCACCGTGAGCAACCCCAGCGTGCAGGCGGTGACCTACCCCTTCGACCCCAGCATCGTCTTCCCCGACAAGGTGGACCTGGTGTCGGCGATGACCTACAACGAGATCGACCAGATCGTGGGGCTGGGGTACAGCCTCGACAAGCTGCGGATTTTCCGCACCGCCGACTACGGCATCAACCTGCTGGAAGACCTGATGTTCACCACCGACCGCACCCTGAAGACGGCCAACTTCAAGGGCAGCGGCCAGAGCGGGCAGCAGATTGCCGCCAAACTGGTGCGCGCCACCTTAAAGGGCTGGAACTACGCGGTCACCCACCAGGCCGAGGCCGTGAACATCGTCCTGCCGCTGTGCGGCAACACCTGCAAGGGCAGCGGCACCCGCGCGGACGCCAAGTCGCACCAGACCTGGCAGATGGCCGAGGTCGCCAAGCTCTACAACACTGGGCCGACGACCCGGGGCCAGGCGGGCTACCTCGATCCCACCGTTTACCGCAACAACGTGGCCCTCCTCAAGAGCCTGGGCATCCTCAAGGCCGATCCCGACGCGGGCGCCGTGACCTACAGCGTGTGGGAGGCCGCGACCGGGAAGAAGGCGGCGCGGTGA
- a CDS encoding hydantoinase/carbamoylase family amidase, which produces MSGGEVAETTPTGLKPARTVAELKELRRLTGDENGAQRVAFTDTWLRAREFLKERLAELPVEVHQDPAGNLWATLRGESERELLIGGHLDSVPNGGWLDGCLNVLAGLEVLRRVNSQYGGRPPVTLRLVDWADEEGARFGRSLYGSSAASGHLEVAEMAKLTDRDGVSLGAALERMGVRLEDAPQARQELKNAAAYLELHIEQGPVLEGLELPLGAVLGTVGVERHVLTFHGQAAHSGSTPMNVRRDAFLAAARLGQEIYATAERHGGVCTIGSVKTWPGIVTSVVERCEITLDQRHLDADKLAAMWQDAREAAERFAEEGGCTVEFGNLWNIEPIPFHPDLIDAAEAAILETVPTSHRLPSGPLHDAAEVARAGVPTVMMFVQSLRGISHNKIEDTREEHIMQSVEAFDRLASRAMEWVAGR; this is translated from the coding sequence GTGAGTGGGGGAGAGGTGGCGGAGACCACCCCGACCGGGCTCAAGCCTGCCCGCACCGTGGCCGAGCTGAAAGAGTTGCGGCGGCTGACCGGCGACGAGAACGGCGCCCAGCGGGTCGCTTTCACCGACACCTGGCTGCGGGCCCGGGAGTTCCTGAAAGAACGCCTCGCCGAGCTTCCCGTGGAGGTCCATCAGGACCCCGCCGGAAACCTGTGGGCCACGCTGAGGGGCGAGTCCGAGCGTGAACTGCTCATCGGCGGCCACCTCGACAGCGTGCCGAACGGGGGGTGGCTCGACGGCTGCCTCAACGTGCTCGCCGGGCTGGAAGTGCTGCGGCGCGTGAACAGCCAGTACGGAGGCCGCCCGCCCGTCACCCTGCGTCTGGTGGACTGGGCCGACGAGGAGGGAGCGCGCTTCGGACGGAGCCTGTATGGGTCCAGCGCGGCGAGCGGGCACCTCGAGGTGGCCGAGATGGCAAAGTTGACCGACCGGGATGGGGTGAGCCTGGGCGCCGCGCTGGAACGGATGGGGGTGAGGCTGGAGGACGCTCCACAAGCGCGCCAGGAACTCAAGAACGCCGCCGCCTATCTCGAACTGCACATCGAGCAGGGGCCGGTATTGGAAGGGTTGGAATTGCCTCTCGGCGCGGTGCTCGGCACGGTGGGCGTCGAGCGCCACGTCCTGACCTTCCACGGGCAGGCGGCGCACTCGGGGAGCACGCCGATGAACGTCCGGCGTGACGCCTTCCTGGCGGCGGCGCGGCTGGGGCAGGAAATCTACGCCACCGCCGAGCGGCACGGCGGCGTGTGCACGATTGGCAGCGTCAAGACGTGGCCCGGCATCGTGACGAGCGTGGTGGAGCGGTGCGAGATCACCCTGGACCAGCGGCACCTGGATGCCGATAAATTGGCGGCGATGTGGCAGGACGCGCGGGAGGCCGCCGAGCGGTTCGCGGAGGAAGGCGGCTGCACCGTCGAGTTCGGCAACTTGTGGAACATCGAGCCCATCCCCTTCCACCCCGACCTGATCGACGCGGCGGAGGCGGCGATCCTGGAGACGGTGCCGACAAGTCACCGCCTGCCCAGCGGCCCACTGCACGACGCGGCGGAGGTGGCCCGCGCCGGGGTGCCCACCGTCATGATGTTCGTGCAGAGCCTGCGGGGCATCAGCCACAACAAGATTGAGGACACGCGGGAGGAGCACATCATGCAGAGCGTGGAAGCCTTCGACCGGCTGGCGAGTCGGGCGATGGAGTGGGTGGCGGGACGGTAG